One Peribacillus simplex NBRC 15720 = DSM 1321 genomic region harbors:
- a CDS encoding UDP-glucose dehydrogenase family protein yields MKIAVLGTGYVGLSTGVCLSEIGHSVICIDTDEQKIKSLRQGISPIYEPGLENLLAQNAAAGRLLFTTSHREALNGAEIIIIAVGTPQMEDGGADLSYIVQAAKDIAANLIQSSVVVIKSTVPVGTNDFIKKIMEELCNERVTFNMVSNPEFLRQGSAVMDTMQADRIIIGSENDEAAKKVQEMYRPLNVPFILTSIRSAEMIKYASNAFLATKISFINEVANLCGVVGADVKDVAKGMGKDKRIGEAFLQPGIGYGGSCFPKDVKALLHTAKLNGVHFSMLKETVAINDFQQELLVTKAINRFGDLKGKKVAMLGLAFKPETDDMREAPSIKIARSLNKLGAEVVAYDPVAIDNAKNILGDTIRFASSISEATVDADAVFIVTEWNEFRNLNLETLMNTMRQPIVFDGRNCLEEDRIRACKKIEYYPIGRPAIVIGMT; encoded by the coding sequence ATGAAAATAGCTGTTTTGGGTACAGGTTATGTCGGGCTGTCCACTGGTGTTTGTTTGTCAGAAATAGGGCATAGTGTCATTTGTATCGATACTGATGAACAGAAAATTAAAAGTCTACGTCAAGGGATTTCTCCAATATATGAACCGGGTCTGGAGAATTTGCTTGCTCAAAATGCTGCAGCGGGTAGACTGCTTTTTACAACATCTCATCGAGAAGCACTAAATGGTGCCGAGATTATCATCATTGCCGTAGGAACACCGCAAATGGAGGATGGGGGAGCAGATTTATCGTATATTGTGCAAGCCGCGAAGGATATTGCTGCGAACTTAATACAGAGTTCAGTAGTCGTTATAAAAAGTACTGTGCCAGTTGGTACGAATGATTTTATTAAAAAAATTATGGAAGAACTTTGTAACGAAAGGGTCACCTTTAATATGGTTTCAAATCCTGAATTTTTAAGACAAGGGTCAGCCGTTATGGATACGATGCAAGCAGATCGAATCATCATCGGTTCTGAAAATGATGAGGCGGCTAAGAAAGTACAAGAAATGTATCGTCCGTTAAATGTACCATTTATACTAACAAGTATTAGAAGTGCGGAAATGATTAAGTATGCTTCTAATGCCTTTTTGGCGACTAAGATTAGCTTTATCAATGAAGTTGCCAATTTATGCGGAGTAGTAGGTGCAGATGTTAAAGATGTAGCAAAGGGAATGGGAAAAGATAAAAGGATTGGAGAAGCTTTTTTACAGCCCGGTATTGGTTATGGAGGATCTTGTTTTCCAAAGGATGTTAAAGCGTTGCTTCATACTGCCAAGTTAAATGGAGTACATTTTTCCATGTTAAAAGAAACAGTAGCGATTAATGATTTTCAGCAGGAACTCCTTGTAACGAAAGCAATAAATCGCTTTGGGGATTTAAAAGGGAAAAAGGTCGCAATGCTTGGTCTTGCTTTCAAACCAGAGACAGACGATATGAGGGAAGCGCCATCAATCAAAATTGCGCGTTCATTAAACAAACTTGGAGCAGAAGTGGTAGCTTATGATCCGGTTGCAATAGATAATGCGAAGAACATATTAGGGGATACAATTAGATTTGCAAGCTCAATCAGCGAAGCGACAGTGGATGCGGATGCTGTATTTATTGTTACCGAATGGAATGAATTTAGAAATTTAAATCTGGAGACATTGATGAACACAATGAGACAACCGATCGTTTTTGATGGTAGAAATTGTCTTGAAGAAGATCGAATCAGGGCGTGTAAGAAAATTGAATATTATCCAATAGGGAGACCAGCAATTGTTATTGGTATGACATAA
- a CDS encoding 2OG-Fe(II) oxygenase, translating into MTVDNKISKEQTIFNHIGNKIKTEDREINVIAKLEEPLIVVLGNVLSDEECDGLIELSKDKLHRSKIGVTHELNEIRTSSSMFFQENEYDIITKIEKRISTIMNIPIDHGDGIQILKYTPGQEYKAHFDFFTSSSIAAKNNRISTIIMYLNDVEHGGETFFPKLNFSVSPRKGMAVYFEYFYNDKNINELTLHGGAPVITGEKWVATQWMRRQK; encoded by the coding sequence TTGACAGTGGATAATAAAATAAGTAAAGAACAAACTATTTTTAATCATATTGGAAATAAAATCAAAACGGAAGACAGAGAAATTAATGTGATTGCTAAATTAGAAGAACCTCTAATTGTAGTTTTAGGAAATGTTTTGAGTGACGAAGAATGTGACGGTCTTATTGAATTGTCAAAAGACAAATTGCATCGTTCCAAAATTGGAGTTACGCACGAATTAAATGAGATAAGAACAAGCAGTAGTATGTTTTTCCAAGAAAATGAATATGACATCATTACCAAAATTGAAAAAAGGATATCAACAATCATGAATATCCCTATTGATCATGGAGATGGTATTCAAATTCTTAAATATACTCCTGGTCAAGAGTATAAAGCTCATTTTGATTTTTTTACATCTTCAAGTATAGCAGCAAAAAACAATAGAATTAGCACAATCATTATGTACTTAAATGATGTGGAGCATGGAGGGGAAACTTTTTTTCCTAAACTGAATTTTTCAGTGTCCCCGCGAAAGGGGATGGCTGTGTATTTCGAATATTTCTATAACGATAAAAACATAAACGAACTAACTTTACATGGTGGAGCGCCCGTTATCACTGGGGAAAAATGGGTTGCAACACAATGGATGAGGAGACAAAAATAG
- a CDS encoding glycosyltransferase: protein MKTIAFYIREPIKINQGFMYNQIIMLDQYRPIVIGPYPNSDNVQYQFEHYYNLNEIQDLGAFFKEQNVVAIHAHQGKHSIDFLPTAIEYDIPLIVHFRGRDSSTQTYKRFRKNVLRYQNLVKHGAGCFAVCHFLADELMKLGFKEDKIHVLYGGLDLDLYPFFQRSLPKEGEIRILSVARLVEKKGFLTLLKAFQRIHQEFPRTTLHIIGTGEDEEKIRVFIDENQLTEHVFLRGPMDSNQISKELRDSHLFCLASETGEDGDVEGIPNVLKEAMASGLPVISTFHGGIPELIEHKKTGYLVPEKDDLKLAQGIKYFLSHPRVWKRYTRSARQVIDENFDLNKQIIEQQRLYSLLEKNNGVN from the coding sequence GTGAAGACAATCGCTTTTTACATTAGAGAACCTATTAAAATAAATCAAGGATTTATGTACAATCAGATCATTATGTTGGATCAATATCGGCCTATTGTAATAGGCCCTTACCCAAATAGCGACAATGTTCAATATCAGTTTGAACATTATTATAATTTGAACGAAATTCAAGACCTTGGAGCCTTCTTTAAGGAGCAAAATGTAGTTGCGATTCACGCTCATCAAGGGAAACATTCCATCGATTTTTTACCAACAGCTATAGAGTATGATATTCCTTTGATTGTGCATTTTCGAGGACGTGATTCATCCACTCAAACATATAAGAGATTTCGCAAAAATGTCCTCCGATATCAAAATTTAGTAAAACATGGAGCTGGTTGTTTTGCAGTTTGCCATTTTCTTGCAGATGAATTAATGAAATTAGGATTTAAAGAAGATAAAATACATGTATTATATGGTGGTCTAGATTTAGATTTATACCCATTTTTCCAACGTTCCTTACCTAAGGAAGGAGAAATCCGAATCTTGTCTGTAGCCAGACTTGTCGAGAAAAAAGGATTCCTTACGCTTTTGAAGGCTTTTCAACGGATTCATCAGGAATTCCCAAGAACGACACTGCACATTATTGGGACAGGAGAAGATGAAGAGAAGATAAGAGTTTTCATTGATGAAAACCAATTAACCGAACACGTTTTTCTTAGAGGACCAATGGATTCCAACCAAATTTCTAAGGAATTAAGAGATTCCCATCTCTTTTGCCTAGCCAGTGAAACGGGCGAAGATGGCGATGTAGAAGGGATCCCAAATGTATTAAAAGAAGCAATGGCAAGCGGTTTACCTGTCATCTCCACCTTTCATGGAGGGATTCCGGAATTGATTGAGCATAAAAAAACAGGATACCTTGTTCCTGAGAAAGATGATTTAAAATTGGCTCAAGGTATAAAATATTTCCTGAGTCATCCAAGAGTATGGAAGAGATATACCAGAAGTGCAAGACAGGTTATTGATGAAAATTTTGATTTGAATAAACAAATCATCGAACAACAAAGGCTATACAGCTTATTAGAAAAAAATAACGGAGTTAATTGA
- a CDS encoding glycosyltransferase, whose amino-acid sequence MQTVMHLNLRVDPTQYISQIREVPDYDYIHMVRQPKYMTDLTLLNEKVHYLNEIFSPKEYVKRNNISLLHAHHGQLGMLLLPFKEETNLPLVTSIRGRDATLAKQPIGYLENMKMLFDRGERFFPVCHYLADRLIDWGCPSEKIRVLYGGVDLNEFQYRTPHKGGSQNILSIGRLVEKKGHHILMQAFQKIRGEFPNATLTIIGRGELEEYLISLANQLNLGDSFRLLNHLPKAQVREQMTNADIFCAASLEAADGDVEGIPNTLKEAMAIGVPVISTNHAGIPELITNNKEGFLVQENNVDELAEALEFMLTNRERWETYTVAARQKIEQNFNLVNQLQQQAEFYDELVAPYKVGKQISVTPRQIDIETLKETIQPQQQGKYDGETLATRKKSDLARKALFYMQQLQQLQQLQELEELEEFEELEELEELPQLQQLQQLQELPQLQQLQQLQELPQLQQLQQLQELPQLQQLQQLQELPQLQKLQQLQQLQQLQQLQQLQQLQQLQQLQQLQQLQQLQQLQELPQLPQLQQLQQLQQLQQLQQLQQLQQLQQQTKDKVKEELVASNKKDKKAKIQQKAKGNDETMATRKKEKKSQKAEKVKKALNKIQQFQQFQQTAIDEQLGGDHGEF is encoded by the coding sequence TTGCAAACAGTTATGCATTTGAATTTAAGAGTTGACCCGACCCAATATATCTCACAGATTCGAGAAGTTCCTGATTATGATTATATTCATATGGTACGACAACCTAAGTATATGACTGATCTTACCCTTTTAAATGAGAAGGTTCATTATCTCAATGAAATTTTCTCACCAAAAGAATATGTGAAAAGAAATAATATCTCCCTATTACATGCTCACCATGGTCAATTAGGGATGTTATTACTTCCTTTTAAAGAGGAAACAAACCTTCCGTTGGTAACAAGTATTAGAGGCAGGGATGCAACCCTAGCTAAACAGCCCATTGGCTATCTAGAAAACATGAAAATGCTATTTGATCGAGGTGAGCGTTTTTTTCCAGTTTGTCATTATTTAGCTGATAGGTTAATTGATTGGGGTTGTCCTTCAGAAAAAATTAGAGTGTTATATGGGGGTGTTGACCTTAACGAATTCCAATACCGGACTCCACATAAAGGGGGCTCTCAAAACATTTTATCCATAGGTAGGTTGGTGGAAAAAAAAGGACATCACATCTTAATGCAAGCTTTTCAAAAAATCAGAGGTGAATTTCCAAATGCAACCCTGACGATCATCGGAAGAGGGGAGCTTGAAGAATATCTCATTTCTTTGGCAAATCAACTTAATTTAGGGGACTCTTTTCGTTTATTAAATCATCTCCCTAAAGCTCAAGTACGAGAACAAATGACCAATGCAGATATATTTTGTGCCGCGAGCTTAGAAGCTGCCGATGGAGATGTAGAAGGAATACCTAATACATTAAAAGAAGCTATGGCGATTGGGGTACCAGTGATTTCGACCAATCATGCCGGCATCCCTGAATTAATAACAAATAACAAAGAGGGGTTTTTAGTACAAGAAAACAATGTAGATGAATTGGCAGAGGCCCTTGAATTTATGCTAACTAACAGAGAGAGATGGGAAACATATACAGTGGCGGCTCGTCAAAAAATAGAACAAAACTTTAACCTCGTCAATCAGCTTCAACAACAAGCTGAATTTTATGATGAACTTGTAGCCCCTTATAAAGTAGGTAAACAAATTTCAGTAACACCTCGCCAAATAGATATAGAAACCCTTAAGGAGACTATACAGCCTCAACAGCAAGGTAAGTATGATGGCGAAACATTAGCGACTAGAAAAAAATCCGATTTAGCCAGAAAAGCCCTTTTTTATATGCAACAGCTTCAACAGCTTCAGCAGCTTCAAGAGCTTGAAGAGCTTGAAGAGTTTGAAGAGCTTGAAGAGCTTGAAGAGCTTCCACAGCTTCAGCAGCTCCAGCAGCTTCAAGAGCTTCCACAGCTTCAGCAACTCCAGCAGCTTCAAGAGCTTCCACAGCTTCAGCAGCTCCAGCAGCTTCAAGAGCTTCCACAGCTTCAGCAGCTCCAGCAGCTTCAAGAGCTTCCACAGCTTCAGAAGCTTCAGCAGCTCCAGCAGCTCCAACAGCTTCAGCAGCTCCAACAGCTTCAACAGCTTCAACAGCTCCAACAGCTCCAACAGCTCCAACAGCTCCAACAGCTTCAACAGCTCCAAGAGCTTCCACAGCTTCCACAGCTTCAGCAGCTCCAACAGCTTCAACAGCTCCAACAGCTCCAACAGCTTCAACAGCTTCAACAGCTTCAACAGCAGACTAAAGATAAGGTCAAAGAAGAACTTGTAGCATCTAATAAAAAAGACAAAAAAGCTAAAATTCAACAGAAGGCTAAAGGTAATGATGAAACAATGGCAACTCGTAAAAAAGAAAAAAAAAGTCAAAAAGCCGAAAAAGTAAAAAAAGCCCTTAATAAAATTCAACAGTTTCAACAATTTCAACAGACGGCCATAGATGAGCAGTTAGGAGGAGATCATGGAGAATTTTAA
- the galU gene encoding UTP--glucose-1-phosphate uridylyltransferase GalU produces the protein MKIRKAIIPAAGLGTRFLPATKAQAKEMLPIVDKPTIQYIVEEAVASGIEEIIIIIGRGKRSIEDHFDKSYELEDALLRKNQLDILEEVQKISSLANIYYVRQKEPMGLGHAILCAKSFIGNEPFAVLLGDDIVMSNTPCLKQIISVFEYCNSSVVAVQNVPEKDVSKYGIIKPKGTMIEPNLFHIESLVEKPKREEAPSRYAIMGRYVFRPEIFESLSKLPVGHGNELQLTDAINELNKQQAVLAYNFEGNRYDIGDKVGFIKATIDFALRRDDIRDEVLSYLRDVNKKENLQIIKRELE, from the coding sequence ATGAAAATCCGAAAGGCCATTATTCCGGCCGCAGGCCTCGGGACCCGATTTTTGCCTGCAACTAAAGCTCAGGCTAAGGAAATGCTGCCGATTGTTGATAAACCAACGATTCAGTATATTGTTGAAGAAGCAGTAGCTTCGGGTATAGAGGAAATTATTATCATAATCGGTAGGGGAAAAAGATCAATAGAGGATCATTTTGATAAATCCTATGAGTTGGAAGATGCACTTTTAAGAAAAAATCAGCTCGATATTTTAGAGGAAGTTCAGAAAATATCTAGCTTGGCAAATATCTATTATGTCCGCCAAAAGGAACCGATGGGGCTAGGACATGCAATTCTCTGTGCTAAAAGCTTCATTGGAAATGAACCTTTTGCTGTTTTGTTAGGGGATGACATCGTTATGTCTAATACACCCTGTCTGAAACAAATAATCAGTGTTTTTGAGTATTGCAACAGTTCTGTCGTAGCTGTTCAGAATGTACCGGAAAAGGATGTCAGTAAATATGGAATTATTAAGCCAAAAGGGACAATGATTGAGCCTAACCTTTTTCATATCGAATCTTTGGTGGAAAAACCGAAAAGGGAAGAGGCTCCTTCAAGATATGCGATAATGGGGCGTTATGTTTTTAGACCTGAGATTTTTGAATCACTATCAAAGCTTCCGGTTGGACATGGTAATGAATTACAACTTACTGATGCCATAAATGAGCTAAATAAGCAGCAGGCCGTATTAGCATATAACTTTGAAGGAAACCGATATGATATTGGTGATAAAGTTGGATTTATTAAGGCAACAATAGACTTTGCTTTGCGCAGGGATGATATAAGAGACGAGGTACTTTCCTATTTAAGGGATGTAAATAAGAAAGAAAACCTTCAGATTATAAAGAGAGAGCTTGAATAA
- a CDS encoding NUDIX hydrolase — MGYIEDLRALVGTRALILTGVTVLVIDQNSRFLMVQSDKLWKLPGGFIELGESAEEACRREILEETGINIGNLQLIGVFSGKDYFTKLPNGDEYFPVNIAYVTEEILSGDLKPDDIEIQKVQFFKWSSFPKDLTERDRQIFQSFIENLILEGRKGLK, encoded by the coding sequence ATGGGCTACATTGAAGATTTACGTGCTCTCGTTGGGACTAGAGCTTTGATACTTACTGGTGTCACCGTTTTGGTTATCGATCAGAACAGCCGTTTTCTAATGGTACAATCCGATAAATTGTGGAAATTGCCAGGCGGCTTTATTGAATTAGGAGAATCTGCGGAAGAGGCTTGCAGACGTGAAATTTTGGAGGAAACAGGGATTAACATTGGCAACCTTCAATTAATTGGCGTTTTTTCAGGGAAGGACTATTTTACGAAGCTGCCTAATGGTGATGAATACTTTCCAGTCAATATTGCTTACGTGACCGAAGAAATACTCAGCGGAGATTTAAAACCTGATGATATAGAAATACAAAAGGTACAATTTTTTAAATGGTCCTCTTTTCCGAAAGATTTAACTGAACGAGATCGACAAATATTTCAAAGTTTTATCGAAAATTTGATTTTAGAGGGAAGGAAGGGATTGAAATAG
- a CDS encoding HipA family kinase: MTKYPVQYVQTLRGGTAHVILFSDGKEYVVKWFDTKKGREKEVVNEYMIGKLAELLSLPVIPFDLVYIPEEFIKKTPELKSSKHNYSSGYQYGCVFIKNSTVFENVRENPPTKTDVKNRDMLAGITVFDQWVNNSDRGTMNVILENLSDGGYYVHMIDHGRVFPGRYQWSAQTLSETPVYNYHWPFYKWAFSLLDDQKELTSFIEKIVNLPNKSIYQVIESIPKEWNVSTKDRDALYQFLLEQKIKLPDIVDRIIQHHSNPK; this comes from the coding sequence ATGACAAAATATCCAGTTCAATATGTACAAACATTAAGGGGCGGAACCGCACATGTCATTCTTTTCAGCGATGGTAAAGAATATGTCGTGAAGTGGTTCGATACTAAGAAAGGAAGAGAAAAAGAAGTGGTCAATGAATACATGATCGGCAAATTGGCAGAGCTCCTTTCACTTCCCGTTATCCCATTTGATCTTGTATATATACCGGAAGAATTTATCAAGAAAACCCCTGAATTAAAATCCAGTAAACACAACTATAGTTCTGGATACCAATATGGCTGTGTTTTTATTAAAAACAGTACAGTTTTCGAGAATGTTAGAGAAAATCCTCCTACTAAGACGGATGTTAAAAACCGAGATATGCTTGCCGGTATAACGGTATTCGACCAATGGGTTAATAACTCTGACCGAGGTACGATGAATGTCATTTTGGAAAATCTCAGTGATGGCGGCTATTATGTCCATATGATTGATCATGGCAGAGTTTTTCCAGGACGTTATCAATGGTCTGCTCAAACGCTAAGTGAAACACCGGTATATAACTACCATTGGCCTTTTTATAAATGGGCCTTCTCTCTTCTCGATGATCAAAAAGAGCTTACATCGTTTATAGAAAAAATAGTGAACTTGCCGAACAAATCGATCTATCAAGTGATCGAATCCATCCCTAAAGAGTGGAATGTGAGTACGAAGGATAGAGATGCTCTCTACCAGTTTCTTTTAGAACAGAAAATTAAATTGCCAGATATCGTTGATCGTATCATCCAGCATCATAGCAATCCAAAATAA